A window of Dehalococcoidales bacterium contains these coding sequences:
- a CDS encoding ferritin family protein — protein MPNFTDPFPGLSVPLRDGDLIRALRLDLAAEEDAIHLYSSHADAAENVMAKTMLLDIANEERVHAGEFLRLIEILTEDERKWMKQGAVEVSNKFPKLAGVGLS, from the coding sequence ATGCCTAATTTTACTGATCCATTCCCCGGACTATCGGTGCCGCTCCGGGACGGTGATTTAATCAGGGCGCTTCGATTAGACCTTGCTGCCGAAGAGGACGCCATTCATTTATACAGCAGCCATGCCGATGCCGCGGAAAATGTCATGGCCAAGACCATGCTGCTGGATATCGCCAATGAGGAGCGAGTACATGCTGGCGAGTTTCTAAGACTTATTGAGATACTCACGGAAGACGAGCGGAAATGGATGAAACAGGGGGCGGTCGAGGTCAGTAATAAGTTCCCGAAGCTGGCGGGGGTGGGGCTATCATGA
- a CDS encoding LAGLIDADG family homing endonuclease: MVTDMEILHRALNFEKRGPQAWEIATVGASRQDINRLVQAEFVEQRAHSSKIQTGVYGPALYRLTEKGRRLVIVQDEINPPIPAEEIIASMSLIVGFDDLKDAIAHAIEERKRIHFLMEGPPASIHGSTEVWIDQGNGPECLPIASLEGKRFKTLAVHPVTLKSDWYDAELSKHDYDGEWVEITGVGILPFTVTATHSLVAYDPCLGCLIPKKAADLKVGELLPILSKWHSRWMVLPQGNQIFINHVPVVLDGEFGFMLGFWLGDGGLSQGATKLITFSNHDNGVLKRIQSYLYSMKGSGRYYRGGNLRRDRLMVQHQPLFNFLQKQFLYGDGKPGIKGRTSRWKKLPPWVMQAPEEFICELLNGYFYADGTVANGVISATSTSPNLARDIAMLITRLGITPAIQHRGKDAQSVAIRQCDAQRFMDKVGVFRKNRTVTTSVLMHDEAFKIPFPFGPQVAQSLQSSLRKGRRSQSFTRRSATELMASGWHDQLMNLLNADIRWVRVEHLRQFSEPEQIVYDLSVPEAETFVLGNRVLVHNCAKSLILEAVRSAVPTAYMAFGSRTSGRGLSDKLFEIKPSVLLMDEADKMRHDVFSLMLGLMAAGEIIETKSGNTRGLRLETMVIAACNSSKKMPAEFLSRFAMHVKFPHYTREEFINVCQSFLSRVEGCPEDLSAKIGRLVFDSKLGDVRKAKGVWQLMREPTDEDMLRVLRMMTKYSSVQADRML; this comes from the coding sequence ATGGTCACTGATATGGAAATACTTCATCGTGCCCTGAACTTTGAAAAGCGCGGCCCGCAGGCTTGGGAAATTGCTACAGTCGGGGCTTCGCGGCAGGATATAAATCGCTTGGTACAGGCAGAGTTTGTCGAGCAGAGGGCGCACTCATCCAAGATTCAAACCGGGGTTTATGGCCCTGCCCTTTACCGTCTTACCGAAAAGGGACGAAGGCTGGTAATCGTACAAGATGAAATCAACCCTCCTATCCCCGCCGAGGAAATCATTGCGTCTATGTCTCTTATCGTGGGTTTTGATGATCTCAAGGATGCTATCGCTCATGCCATCGAAGAGCGCAAGCGTATCCACTTTCTCATGGAGGGCCCGCCTGCCTCCATTCACGGCAGTACCGAAGTTTGGATTGACCAAGGCAATGGGCCCGAGTGCTTGCCCATTGCTAGTTTGGAGGGCAAGCGGTTTAAGACCCTTGCCGTTCATCCTGTGACCCTCAAATCTGACTGGTATGATGCCGAGCTATCAAAGCACGATTACGACGGTGAATGGGTTGAAATTACCGGCGTTGGCATATTGCCCTTTACAGTGACGGCCACCCATTCACTGGTAGCCTATGATCCCTGTCTCGGCTGTCTTATCCCCAAGAAGGCGGCAGACTTAAAAGTTGGCGAGTTACTTCCCATATTGTCCAAATGGCATTCCCGATGGATGGTCTTACCGCAAGGTAATCAAATATTCATTAACCACGTGCCTGTAGTACTTGACGGGGAGTTTGGTTTCATGCTGGGCTTCTGGCTTGGGGATGGCGGATTATCGCAAGGAGCAACCAAACTTATTACGTTCTCAAATCATGACAATGGCGTGCTCAAAAGAATCCAGAGTTATCTTTATTCAATGAAAGGCTCAGGAAGATATTATCGAGGAGGAAACCTGAGACGCGACCGTCTCATGGTACAACATCAACCACTTTTCAATTTCCTCCAGAAGCAATTCCTTTACGGTGATGGCAAGCCCGGAATCAAAGGACGCACATCACGCTGGAAGAAACTACCGCCCTGGGTCATGCAAGCCCCAGAAGAATTTATCTGTGAGCTTCTCAATGGTTACTTCTATGCCGATGGCACCGTGGCAAATGGCGTAATTTCCGCGACCAGCACCAGCCCAAATCTCGCCCGGGATATTGCGATGCTTATTACCCGCCTCGGCATTACGCCGGCAATTCAGCACCGCGGAAAAGACGCACAATCTGTCGCCATCCGGCAGTGCGATGCCCAGAGATTTATGGACAAAGTAGGAGTATTCAGGAAAAACAGGACTGTAACCACTTCGGTCCTTATGCACGACGAGGCTTTCAAGATTCCTTTCCCCTTTGGCCCCCAGGTAGCGCAGAGCTTGCAATCTTCTCTCCGTAAGGGACGGCGCTCTCAATCATTCACCCGCCGCTCTGCTACCGAACTAATGGCTAGTGGCTGGCACGATCAGCTAATGAACTTACTAAATGCTGATATCCGATGGGTGCGTGTGGAGCACCTTCGGCAGTTCAGTGAACCTGAACAGATAGTGTACGACCTATCTGTACCTGAAGCTGAGACCTTTGTGCTGGGCAATCGGGTTCTGGTTCATAACTGCGCCAAGAGTTTGATTCTTGAAGCCGTGCGCTCTGCCGTCCCCACTGCTTACATGGCCTTTGGCTCGCGTACCTCCGGGCGTGGCCTCTCAGATAAGTTATTCGAGATCAAACCGTCCGTGTTATTGATGGATGAAGCTGACAAGATGCGTCACGATGTCTTTTCGCTGATGCTTGGATTAATGGCTGCTGGTGAAATTATCGAGACCAAGAGCGGGAATACCCGTGGGCTGAGACTTGAAACGATGGTAATTGCTGCCTGCAATAGTTCAAAAAAGATGCCGGCGGAGTTCCTGTCCCGTTTCGCCATGCACGTCAAATTTCCTCACTATACTCGTGAGGAATTTATCAATGTATGTCAGAGTTTTCTTTCCCGGGTGGAAGGGTGCCCGGAGGACCTATCGGCGAAAATCGGGCGTCTGGTGTTTGATTCCAAGCTGGGCGATGTACGTAAAGCCAAGGGTGTCTGGCAGCTTATGCGTGAACCGACTGACGAAGATATGCTGAGAGTACTGCGCATGATGACGAAATACAGCTCTGTGCAGGCCGACCGGATGCTGTAA
- a CDS encoding DUF1643 domain-containing protein translates to MNIGEGISGALFEGPDRRFRFALWRIWDSRKDKLIYNGLNPSTAQDIKDDPTVIRLAGFARYWGFGGFFAGNLLPFVTPNPQELWRWYNSLSEAGKEVVRLNDEAIKQMRGMCSKAMVGWGNEGKNAGTRPNEVLAVLGEPVYCIKTTKLGEPAHPLYMPLGSQLIPYVRG, encoded by the coding sequence ATGAATATCGGTGAAGGTATCAGCGGAGCATTATTTGAGGGTCCCGACCGGCGCTTTCGCTTCGCGCTGTGGAGAATTTGGGATTCCCGGAAAGACAAGCTGATATACAACGGGCTCAACCCCTCGACCGCCCAGGATATTAAGGACGATCCAACCGTAATTCGTCTGGCGGGATTCGCCAGGTATTGGGGATTCGGCGGATTTTTTGCCGGCAATCTCCTTCCGTTTGTTACCCCCAATCCGCAGGAACTGTGGCGCTGGTATAATTCCTTGTCCGAGGCCGGGAAGGAAGTCGTCAGGCTGAATGACGAGGCTATCAAACAGATGCGTGGGATGTGCTCTAAGGCCATGGTGGGCTGGGGAAACGAGGGTAAAAACGCCGGCACTAGGCCCAATGAGGTGCTGGCCGTACTGGGAGAGCCAGTATATTGTATCAAGACGACGAAACTGGGGGAGCCGGCTCATCCTTTATATATGCCGTTAGGCAGTCAGCTGATACCGTATGTCAGGGGGTGA
- a CDS encoding cohesin domain-containing protein, translating into MVKTGKCIIGIVLTLVLLLTMCLATALPVSAGGMATVAIPNVTLDEDASFTLPLNISGSYSDLNAFNIDLVVDTDTLTLTGVTSGSLTGTGWTFLISARQTGGTYPGKDWWGIVGYAGPGIGVNGDGSIATLAFTANETFTNGENTALNLENCTLSDKNADPITSTLADGTATVDLLEVAAVDVDGDNIPADNEGYVNPGADATTFTLTPTVTGGSGTYNTYAWTFGTDSSGTTAAVAPSDVTYSSNGTKTITLTVTDSHGSTSTFSVGTISAEIYANLVAGFSGTPEKGIVKYVTDTWVSTTQHSSTVAFTDATAGGKPANTYSWDFNSDSTEDSAVANPSKNFADFANATGAGFEGAEYDVVLTVDDSLIADDDETKADYIAIYVAGDVNGDFELGAADLTMIARVIVLMEGDTYDFTSDTNDDGAINALDITATALLVI; encoded by the coding sequence ATGGTTAAAACAGGGAAATGTATTATCGGTATAGTTCTGACTCTGGTGCTGTTGCTGACCATGTGTCTGGCGACGGCTCTGCCGGTGAGCGCCGGCGGAATGGCTACAGTAGCTATCCCCAATGTCACTCTGGATGAAGACGCATCATTCACTCTTCCATTGAACATCTCTGGGTCATATAGCGACTTGAATGCTTTCAACATTGACCTTGTTGTCGATACCGACACCCTTACCCTGACAGGTGTCACATCGGGAAGTCTGACGGGAACCGGCTGGACATTCCTTATATCTGCCAGGCAGACCGGCGGGACCTACCCGGGTAAAGATTGGTGGGGAATAGTTGGCTATGCCGGTCCGGGTATTGGCGTGAACGGGGATGGTAGTATTGCCACCTTGGCTTTCACTGCCAACGAAACTTTCACTAATGGGGAGAACACCGCTCTTAACCTTGAAAACTGTACCCTGAGTGATAAAAATGCGGATCCGATAACCTCCACACTAGCCGATGGCACAGCGACCGTTGACTTGCTCGAAGTTGCCGCCGTTGATGTGGACGGCGATAACATACCCGCAGACAACGAAGGTTATGTGAATCCGGGTGCTGACGCGACGACATTCACCCTGACGCCTACGGTCACCGGCGGCTCCGGGACTTACAATACCTACGCGTGGACATTCGGCACTGACAGTTCAGGAACCACTGCAGCAGTCGCGCCTAGTGATGTCACCTATAGCTCTAACGGTACAAAGACTATCACACTCACGGTGACCGACAGCCACGGCAGCACCTCGACGTTTTCCGTGGGAACGATATCAGCCGAAATCTATGCTAACCTGGTGGCCGGTTTCTCGGGCACGCCGGAAAAAGGCATCGTAAAGTACGTGACCGATACCTGGGTAAGCACCACCCAGCATTCCAGCACAGTGGCCTTCACTGATGCTACCGCTGGCGGTAAGCCTGCCAATACCTATAGCTGGGACTTCAACAGTGATTCGACTGAGGACAGCGCAGTCGCCAACCCCAGCAAGAACTTCGCTGATTTTGCCAATGCTACTGGCGCCGGGTTTGAAGGGGCGGAGTACGACGTCGTGCTGACGGTAGACGACAGCCTGATAGCCGATGATGACGAGACCAAGGCTGACTACATCGCCATCTATGTTGCCGGTGACGTAAATGGAGACTTTGAACTTGGGGCTGCCGATCTCACCATGATAGCGCGGGTAATAGTTCTAATGGAAGGTGATACCTACGACTTTACCAGCGACACTAACGACGATGGCGCGATCAATGCCTTGGATATTACCGCAACGGCTCTTCTGGTGATCTAG
- a CDS encoding DNA cytosine methyltransferase translates to MTLEHLSLFSGVCGIDLACSWAGIKTVCFCEIDKFCQQIIRKHWPGVPIVEDIHELTKEKLKQVTGKDWIDIISGGDPCQPRSIAGQRKGKADDRDLWPEMFRVIREFEPAWVVNENPTGRLTMDFHEVLSNLESAGYETRSFVIPACAVNAPHKRERLFIVGHSNHSRRSWPPVHLFEGESRPEINNAIGEDTNAADTEGIAERKQDNQVATIAGKRETRSSIGRRSSQSNPDSKESGLQGSISKREICRKGLSPEYYTVQGWRENWVEVATALCGMDDGFPNRVARLQALGNAVVPQQLYPIYKAIVDIETGVNHA, encoded by the coding sequence ATGACGCTGGAGCACCTCAGTCTTTTCAGTGGAGTCTGCGGTATAGACTTAGCTTGTTCATGGGCGGGAATAAAAACCGTGTGTTTTTGCGAGATAGATAAGTTCTGTCAGCAGATTATCAGGAAACACTGGCCAGGGGTTCCGATTGTGGAGGATATACATGAACTCACGAAAGAAAAACTCAAGCAGGTCACAGGGAAAGATTGGATTGACATTATTTCCGGCGGAGACCCTTGCCAGCCTCGCAGTATCGCCGGGCAGCGAAAAGGCAAGGCAGATGACCGTGACCTCTGGCCGGAGATGTTTAGGGTCATACGGGAGTTCGAGCCCGCTTGGGTTGTTAACGAAAATCCTACTGGAAGACTCACAATGGACTTCCACGAAGTGCTATCTAACCTGGAAAGTGCGGGATATGAAACACGGTCGTTTGTTATTCCGGCTTGCGCCGTCAATGCCCCGCATAAAAGGGAACGGCTCTTCATTGTTGGGCACTCCAACCACAGCCGACGCTCATGGCCACCAGTACACTTATTCGAGGGGGAATCACGACCGGAAATCAATAACGCTATCGGGGAAGATACAAATGCTGCCGACACCGAGGGCATCGCCGAACGAAAACAGGACAACCAGGTTGCCACCATCGCAGGTAAAAGGGAAACACGGTCAAGCATTGGCCGGCGTAGTAGCCAATCTAATCCCGACTCCAAGGAGTCGGGATTACAAGGGTCAATCTCAAAGAGGGAAATATGCCGAAAAGGATTGTCTCCCGAATACTATACAGTACAAGGATGGAGAGAAAACTGGGTTGAAGTTGCAACCGCACTTTGTGGAATGGATGATGGGTTTCCCAATAGGGTGGCTAGATTGCAAGCCCTCGGAAACGCCGTAGTTCCTCAGCAGTTATATCCTATTTATAAAGCTATAGTAGACATTGAAACAGGAGTAAACCATGCCTGA
- the thyX gene encoding FAD-dependent thymidylate synthase — MEIIAPYYEIVDKVDQGEILTKLEKCGRIAYKSEDKITPGSAEKFIRAIRERGHESVIEHVNLTIKFVCDRGVTHEIVRHRLVAYTQESTRYCNYAKRGVTFIKPMFWDELDPEYIGWREAMLDAEATYNGLIAGGASPQEARSVLPNSLKTEIVCTANLREWRHILKLRTSKAAHPQMREIMVPLLKELKCLLPVIFEDIPIEE; from the coding sequence ATGGAGATAATCGCACCTTATTACGAGATTGTGGACAAGGTAGATCAAGGCGAGATATTGACCAAGCTGGAGAAATGCGGCCGTATTGCCTACAAGTCCGAGGATAAAATCACTCCTGGTTCGGCTGAGAAGTTTATCCGGGCTATCAGAGAGCGGGGTCACGAAAGTGTGATTGAACACGTCAACCTCACCATTAAGTTCGTCTGCGACCGTGGCGTAACCCATGAAATTGTTCGGCACCGGCTGGTAGCCTATACGCAAGAGAGCACCCGATACTGTAATTACGCTAAGAGGGGAGTTACATTTATCAAGCCCATGTTCTGGGATGAACTGGACCCGGAGTATATTGGCTGGCGTGAAGCGATGCTGGATGCAGAAGCTACCTATAATGGACTGATAGCCGGTGGCGCTTCTCCGCAGGAAGCTCGCAGTGTTCTTCCTAATTCTTTGAAAACCGAGATTGTCTGCACTGCAAACCTCCGGGAATGGCGTCATATTCTCAAATTAAGAACATCGAAGGCGGCACATCCACAAATGAGGGAAATCATGGTTCCTCTTCTTAAAGAGTTGAAATGTCTATTGCCTGTGATATTCGAGGATATTCCGATAGAAGAATGA
- a CDS encoding site-specific DNA-methyltransferase, with product MKRGKLGSTALTGELKASDEEIENYGYPEKPDWREEAAKKGQLFDNPVAHQGGGNTGLAKHHGSSLDNTERLHRGRDGEGKTSPDIKEQDVSTSPQSFARKHHSGYAGADGEPLVDFTKGKNPGDFIDGAGATGSKYGEVSNPQSIRVQGGHTGGKVHPNGAKPGDIVDVHRQRPDGRYEKDHFSRPPEPEVDPERAFAAKGKNPGDTWEDTLWEITTKPSTICVCPKCDTVFKRYIKTCPKCHEKGMTGHFAPFPESLVINPILASSRVGDVVLDPFGGSGTTGVAAKRLGRKAILVDVVRPYCVMARYNLQRVAYQPELLTNSADGCKFQTGGDDEDGHNGGVCENTSDASG from the coding sequence GTGAAGCGCGGTAAGCTCGGTAGCACTGCCCTGACTGGCGAGCTTAAAGCCTCAGATGAAGAGATAGAGAACTACGGCTACCCGGAGAAACCCGACTGGCGGGAAGAGGCGGCTAAAAAAGGGCAACTCTTTGATAATCCGGTAGCTCACCAGGGGGGGGGAAATACCGGGCTTGCCAAGCACCATGGGTCCAGCCTGGATAATACGGAGAGACTGCACCGGGGCAGGGATGGTGAGGGCAAAACAAGCCCGGATATCAAGGAACAGGATGTTTCCACTAGCCCACAGAGCTTTGCACGCAAACATCACAGTGGCTACGCAGGTGCGGACGGCGAGCCATTGGTAGATTTCACAAAAGGTAAGAATCCAGGCGATTTCATTGATGGCGCCGGCGCCACCGGGAGCAAATACGGAGAGGTCAGCAATCCCCAGTCCATCAGGGTTCAAGGCGGTCATACGGGGGGCAAGGTACACCCTAATGGTGCCAAACCCGGCGACATCGTTGATGTTCATCGCCAGCGGCCGGACGGGCGTTATGAAAAAGACCACTTCTCTCGACCGCCGGAGCCCGAGGTTGACCCGGAAAGGGCTTTTGCCGCCAAAGGGAAAAATCCGGGGGATACATGGGAAGATACCCTCTGGGAGATTACAACCAAGCCATCGACTATCTGTGTATGCCCGAAGTGTGACACTGTGTTCAAGCGATACATCAAAACATGTCCCAAGTGCCACGAAAAAGGAATGACCGGGCACTTTGCCCCATTTCCAGAGTCTCTAGTAATCAATCCTATCCTTGCAAGCTCAAGGGTTGGTGATGTGGTATTGGATCCATTCGGCGGCTCCGGCACCACAGGAGTGGCTGCAAAGAGGCTCGGGCGCAAAGCAATCCTCGTAGATGTGGTCAGGCCGTACTGCGTTATGGCCCGCTACAATCTCCAGAGGGTGGCCTATCAGCCGGAACTCTTGACTAATAGTGCTGACGGGTGTAAATTTCAAACAGGAGGTGATGATGAAGATGGACATAATGGCGGGGTTTGCGAAAATACGTCCGATGCTTCCGGGTGA